A window of Chryseobacterium aquaeductus genomic DNA:
TGCTGCTTCGGAATATGAACTGTACGCTTCGGAATACTAGCTGACTGTCTTGGAAAGTTGTCTGAACACTTCTAGATGTCATTTTTATATTTTAGAAGATTATTGTTATAGAAAAATTTATTTCTATTTTTTTTAGGCAGTAAGTTCATTATAGAAATATTCTATTGAGATTTAAATGCGAATTTTTCAAATATGAAACCGCCCATGTAGAAGGCGGTTTCATATTTATATTGAAGTTATAAAATGGCTCTAAAATTATTCTCGTTCTAAAAATAGTGTAGTAAACCGAATATTATTTTTATTAAGATTGTCTTATAGATCTTAATACTTTTAGTATTATTTTTATAAAAATGAAAATACGCTGTAATACAACTGCAAAAAGAGCTACATACAAAGAAAAAACTAATGCTCTAATATCGAACATACAATTTAGTATCTTAATTTCTTCTTTTGGAATGTTATCGTTAGTTAATATAATAATAAAAGAAAAAGCAATAACTATCAAATTTTGATATAGCAAAATTTTACAAAATTTTAGAAATTCCGAATAGGTTTCATTAGATCTAAATTTTTCAAATAAATACAAACATCCTATAAATATTCCAAAAAAGATAGAACATACATCAATTAACTTGTCATTAAATAAATTAGTACTTTCAGAATATTTGAACTTCAGATAATAAGCCAGTAAAAAAGTTAATATAAAAACAAAATAAGGTATAGCTCTTTTTACAAGAGCCCTTCTTCTATATCTTTCAATATTATTTATATGGCTTTCATGAATCATAAGTAACTTTCTAATAAAGAATATTCTTTTTCATAGGTTTCTTTGATTTTGATTGTTCTTTCATCCTTTTGAAGATTAAAATCTAATCTTGGTACATCAATTTTAAATTGTGTGAAATAAACATCTCCAACTAAGTTTATTGGAATCATTTTCCCAGAAGAACTATTGTAACCACATATCTCGATCGAGTCAATATTCTGCCTCACTTGACTATATCCTAACAATTTTCCAAAATTTCTAATTATTGGTTCAATTTTATTTTTATATAACCCACCAGTAGTTTTAGGATTTCTAACAGTAAATTCAATTTCTGCAAAATCACTATTGAGTTCTGCAGCATTTTGAATTTCAGGAAGAAAATCAAGATCAACTCTATCTTCTAATGATGAATTAATTTGAGCGACTTCCCTAAGTAAATTCTTGGGTTGGTAAACCTTCATTTTAAAACTTTTATAAAGTCCCATTTGAAGAGCTCGTTCATATTCATGTTTGCGAAATATTGTAACAAAATTTGTATCAACTATAACTTCATTTTTTAATGTTGCAGAGTCATGATAACATTTGTAAATATATTGATGGAAAACGTCTAAGTAAATGCTATTCTTATTTATTTCAAAAAAAAGAACTTTTAGTCTTTTACAGTATAATAAAATATTTCCATAAACGATACCTTCATCATTATTCACATCTAACGCCGAAACGATCTTTGTTCTTCTGTGAATTTTTGCAGGTAAGTCCTTATCAATTGTACTCCTAATAAATCCAATCAAGTAATTCTCAGTATCCTCAATAACTGAAAAATGAACCATCTTCTGATTTACAAATTTTTCTTTATCATTTATGTCGGAATGTTTTAAAATTTCATCAAATGTTATACTATTACTTCCTTGAGGAAATCTTAATGAAACGGAAACTACATCGATTTTACAGGTTTTAGATCTATTGTTCATTTACTTTAATTAATGTTACGAATTTTACAAATATAATCTTTACAGTAATTGTGGTTATCCGTATTTACACGGTATTTTAATATTTAAATTGCATAATAATTTATATCTTATCCAAAATCTTCTTCGGCAGCACCTTGACCAATTGAGATTTGATTTCTTTTTCTACGACAATGATCTTCCATGTTTTTCGGTCTTTGGAGATGGCACAGGCTCTCATTGGGGCATTGATGATGTAAGAACCTTCACTGGCGATGTATTTTACGTTGGCTTTACCGTATTTTGAGGTGAGCATTTCGCCTATATTTTTTCTCATAGGTTCCTCCATAGAACTTACATTACCTTTCATCTTAAGGTAATAATTGGCGATAGAGAAATATTCTCCTTTGATGAGTTCTGGTTTCTCGATATTGCCAAACTTCAAATCTTGCACATCAATCTTTACAAAAGGATTGTTGTACGTCATATTCATCAGTTGCGTCATCTGATCTTTTGAGATCACGGTAAAAAAACCGGGATAAATGCAATTGATCGCCTGATCGATTTTTTTAGATTTTATGCTGTTGGCAAAATAGGAGATCGTTTTTTTGATAGCCAAACCATCGGGAGTTGCATTTGCCTGTGCAAAGCTAGAAAGTGAGAACAGTACCAGAAAAATGGTAATAAATTTAATTTTCATGATGATCAATGTATCGAATTTTAAATAATTTCCTCGTCGGAGAATTTTTTCAAATATATGTAAAATTTCACTGTTTTAATCTCATGAAATCTTCTCCGGCAAATCAAATTTATACCGTCATCTATCCAATTTATATCTGTAATTTTGCAGCCAAGTATTTCTTACAAAATGAAAACATTATTACGTTATTTAAAACCTCATAAATGGTTGATGATTTTGTCATTGGTTTTGGCAACCATCAATCAGGTATTTTCTTTATTTGCACCGGCAATTACCGGGAATATTCTTGATCAACTGGTAACTCATCCTAATTTTTTTGATAAGGATAAATTGCTGCCCAGAAACTTAAATCAGTTTTTCTATGGCACAGATCTGTATCATGGTGCATTTTATTTTTTGGGTTTGTTAATCGGAACTGCGATGATCAGCAGAATTGCAAAGGCATTTCAGGATTATGTGGTGAGTGTCATCACACAAAAATTCGGAGCCAATATTTTTACAGATGGTTTGCAGCATTCGATGGCATTACCTTATCAGGAATTTGAAGACCAACGAAGTGGCGAAACGCTTTCTATTTTGACAAAAGTAAGGGAAGATTCTGTGAAATTCATTACCAATTTCATCAATATATTTTTCGGAATTTTGGTAAGTATTATCTTCGTTTCGGTATATGCCATTCGTTTACACTGGTCGATTATGCCTGTGTATGTGGTGGGAATTTTCCTGATTGCATTCATCACCAATTTACTAAGTAAAAGAATTAAAAACATTCAGAAAACCATCGTAAGCGAAACTACTGGTTTGGCTGGAAGCACCACAGAAAGTCTTCGTAATATTGAGATTGTGAAAAGTTTAGGTCTGACGAAACAGGAAGTAAAACGTCTGAATAACAATACCTACAAAATTCTCGGACTTGAATTGAAGAAGGTGAAAAGCATTCGTTCTTTAAGTTTTATCCAGGGCACGATGGTGAATTTTCTGCAGCAATTGATCACCCTTACCCTTTTATATCTTATTTTCAGGAATATTGTAACTCCCGGACAATATTTATCATTAATGTTTTACGGTTTCTTTATTTTCGGACCGATGCAGGAAATCGGAAACATCATTATCTCTTATCGTGAAGCTGAAGCATCACTGCATAATTTTGATACCTTAATGAAAAAACCTGCGGAGGAGAAACCACATACACCAAAACAGATTGGTGCGGTAGAAAAATTAGTATTCAACAAGGTTGCTTTCCAGCATCAGACTGCTTCGTATAAAGCATTAAACGATATTTCATTTGAAGTGAAAAACGGAGAAACAATCGCTTTTGTGGGACCGAGCGGTTCAGGGAAAAGTACATTGGTGAAATTGCTGGTGGGATTGTATCGTCCGAAAGAAGGTTCAATTTTTTACAACAATGTTAATGGAAATGAATTTGATTTTGATGAACTGAGAAATCAGATTGGTTTTGTAACGCAGGACACGCAACTTTTTGCGGGAACCATCAAAGAAAATTTACTGTTCGTCAACCCAAACGCTACAGATGAAGATTTAGATTTAGCTTTAAAAAAATCCAGCGCAACGGCACTGATCGAAAGAGCAGAAAAAGGAATCGATACCGTCATCGGCGAGGGCGGATTAAAACTAAGCGGTGGTGAAAAACAAAGAATTGCCATTGCCAGAGCTTTGTTGAGAAAGCCTAATTTATTGATTTTTGACGAAGCAACTTCTGCATTAGACAGCATTACCGAAGAAGAAATAACATCTACCATCAAAGAAATCTCTGAAGAAAAGGAACAGATTACCGTTTTGATTGCTCACCGATTGAGTACCATCATGCACGCAGACCGTATTTATGTTTTAGAACGTGGAAAGGTGATAGAAACCGGTTCACATGAAAATCTTCTGGATCTTAAAGGATTGTATTATGCCATGTGGAGACAGCAGATTGGGGAAAGAAAGGTGATAAAACCAGTAAGTTAAGGATATAATGATAAAAAAAATCATAACCGCTGCCGTGATTATTTTTTCCATTTCTATTTATGGTCAGAATAATCCTTTTACTAGACTATTATTAGATAAAGTTATTATCTATGATTTTGAAGGAGGAAAAGGATCAGAAAATCTACACATCATTGACAATAATGGAAAGCTATCTGAAACTGTGAAAAAGAAAGTCATACTTGATCAAAAAACGATAGAAACTTTAAGTATGAAACTTGAAAGCAAGCAATCTTATGGAGCAGGAACTGCATCGTGTTTTGTTCCTCATTTCGGAATTGTCTATTATTTAAAGAATAAACCGGTTGCGCATATTTCAGTTTGTATGGATTGTAACAGGTTAATTTCCAGCAAAAATATTATGGCACAAAATCAAGGCAAAACAGGAAGCGGAAAAGATTCATATTATTTACTAGAGGGTATGAGTAAATCGTTTAGAAGTTTTCTCAATGGATTACTAAAGAAATATAAATTTTCTCACCAAGTAAAAAACTCATAGTGTAAACAATTATTTATAAATCACAAAAGCCGTCTCGTGAGAGACGGCTTTTAAATTTTATATAAATCCAGATTAGGGAACTTTTACCAATTCCACATCAAAAATCAACCATGCATTTGGCGGGATCACTCCTCCTGCTCCGTTTGCACCGTATCCCATTGCTGGCGGAATCAATAAAGTAGCAGTTTCACCTTCTTTTAATAATAAGATACCTTCGTCCCATCCTTTGATTACTCTACCTGTTCCTACAGGAAATTCAAGAGGTTCATTTCTTTTGAATGAAGAATCAAACTCGGTTCCGTTGGTCAATTTTCCTGCGTAGTGTACAGAAACATTATCACCAGCTTTTGGAGCTTTACCTTCAGTCTTTTTAGTGATTTTATAGTACAAACCAGATTCTGTAACCGTCATTCCAGCTTTAAGATCTTCGATCGCTTTCTTTGCATCAGCTTCAGCTTTTTCAGCCATTGCCTTGTTATTGGCAGCGATTTTAGATTTACCTTCGTTGAAAGTTTTTGCAGCATCGTATCCTTTGTACTCGTCACCTTTGCTGAAAATGCTCACTTTCTCCAAAACGATATCTGTTTTAGGTTTATCCTGAGCACCTTTTTCTACATTAGCAATTGCGTCGATCACATCATCACCTTTTACTACTTCTCCAAAGATCGTATGTCTACCGTCTAACCAAGGAGTAGCAATTTCAGTAATGAAAAACTGAGAACCATTGGTATTGGGTCCTGAGTTAGCCATTGATAAAATACCTTTTCCTGTATGTTTAAGATCGTTTTTCTCGTCTTCAAATTTATATCCGGGATCTCCCATTCCTGTTCCCTGAGGATCTCCTCCCTGAATCATGAAATCTTTGATCACTCTGTGGAAGATGGTTCCGTCATAGAAAGGAACCCCTTTAGCCTTCGCTTTGTTATCAATTTTACCTTCAGCAAGACCAACAAAGTTAGCCACAGTCACCGGTGATTTTTTGTCTTCAAACTTTACAATCAAGTTACCTTTTGTAGTTTGAAGATTGGCGTAAAGTCCGTCTTTAAGCCCTTCGTAAGTTTCTTTGTCTACGTTCATTTTCTTATAAATTGGTGTACAACTCAGCAGCGAAACGCTTGCAGCTGCCAAGATTATATTTTTGTTAAACAATTTCATTTTATAGAACTTTTAATTTTATAATTAAAGGAATATCGTTATCTATTTTATTTTCGTCTCCGAAAGTTCCGTACGCCAGTGATGATGGTACAAGCAATGTCACTTCTTCTCCATCTTCCATATATCTGAGGGCGTTTTCTACAGCTTTCAACTCATCAAAATGTCCGAATCTTGCGTTATTTCTTTCGATCGATTTGTCATAGATTTTAGTCTGATCAAAATCATACAGATCATAAGAATAGGAAACCGGAGTATCATCTGCTCTTCGTTGTCTTTTGTCGAAATTCTCTACGGTCGTCCAATAATTAAGCTGTGTAGGATAGAATTTAATATCCTGTCCGTTTACCCAATCCTGAATCTGTTGTCTTTCCAAAGTATTCAGATTTTTCATGCGATTTTTAGATACATCCAGATCACTTTGATTAAGGACACCACCCACCGGAGGATGAACCTGAGGTGCATTTCTTTTACAACTTAAAAGACCGAATATTGAAATGAGGAGTATTTTTTTCATAAAACTTTTGCGAAAATACGCATTTCGAGGGATATAAAAAATAAAAAAACCAAGAAAAAATCTTGGTTTTTTATAATTGATTTAATTGATATTTAAGCTGTTTCTAAAACATCTTTCTTTACCAATACTCTCCATCCGAATGGATCTTCTGAAATGTTATTCTGTAGATTCACCAAATCACTTTTCAATAGTGCTGCATAGCTTTCATCATCAGGCAGTGAAGGAAGCTGTAGTTTTTCTCCTTTATGTCCTAAAGCTTTGAATACAGTAGTTACCACAGCGGTACCAACACCCCAGACTTCTTTCAAAGTTCCGTTTTTGTGAGCATCTAAAACAGCTTGTACTGCGATAGGTTCTACTCTGATATCAAGACCTCTTTTATTTGCCAACTGAATGAAACTGTCTCTGGTAACACCATCCAAAATTTTCTCAGATGTTGGTGGCGTATAGATTGTATCGTTAATTCTTACGAAAACATTCATCGTTCCGCTTTCTTCAAAATACTCGTGGGTTGCATCATCAGTCCAGATAATCTGATCATAACCTTCTTCCATCGCCAATTGTGTCGGATAGAAAGAAGCTGCATAATTTCCTGCTGCTTTTGCCGAACCTACTCCACCACTTGCCGCTCTTGAGTAATGATCTGAAATCTTCACAGAAACAGGGTCTGCATAATAGCTTTTTGCCGGTGTTGCAACGATGGCAAACATATATTTGTTAGCAACTCTCGCTTTCAATGCCTCTTCAGTAGCGAAGATTAAAGGTCTGATGTATAATGACATACCTTCACCCTGAGGGATCCAGTTTCTATCGGTATCTACTAATGCTTTAAGACCATCCAAAAACATTTCTTCTGTAACTTCCGGCATTGCCAAACGTTTTGCAGATTTGTTGATACGTTCAAAATTCTTTTCGGGCCTGAAAAGGAAAACCTGTCCGTCATTGTCTTTGTAGGCTTTCATACCTTCAAAACAAGCCTGTCCGTAGTTTACTCCCATCATCGCTGGCGTAAACAATAAAGGACCATAAGGAACCAACTTCACATCACCCCACTTTCCGTCTTCGTACTCGCAGATGATCATGTGATCACTGAATGTATTTCCGAAAGAAAAATTATTGGGATCGAAAGTAGAAAGTCTAGAGTTTTCTGTTTTTTGAATTATCATTTCTTAAAATTTTTATGATGTTCCACAAATTTAACATAATTTTCCAAATATAAAAATTTTACTGTAAATTTGAAAAAAAATACTGTGGAAAGAGAAATAGCAGTCACAAAAGACGGAAGCAAAACACTGTTTATCAATGAATTAAATGAAAACTACCATTCACACTATGGTGCGTTACAGGAAGCAGAACATGTGTTTATCAAAAACGGATTAAATCTTGTAAATAATTACGAAATTAACATTTTAGAACTCGGTTTTGGAACAGGTTTAAATGTTTTAGTGACAATTAATGAATATTTAAAAACTGACAAAAATCATATCATCAACTATTTTACTCTCGAAAAATACCCGATAAATGATTCTGAAGTTGAAAAACTTGCCTACTTTGATCATTTTGATAACCCGGAGTTAAAAAATATTTATCAAAAAATTCATCAAACAGAATGGGAAAAATCAGTTGAAATCGTTAAAGGTTTTCATTTAAAAAAGATTCAGTGTGATTTTTTTGATTTGGAAAATATAGATTTACCCCTGATTTATCTTGTATATTTCGATTGTTTCGGAGCAAGAGTACAGCCTGATCTGTGGGAACAACCTCTATTTAAAATGGTTTCGGACAAGATGAATGTAAATGGACTTTTAACGACATATTCTTCGAAAGGCAGTGTAAGGAGAATTTTGAAAGAACTCAACTTTAATGTAGAGAAAAAACAAGGACCTCCGGGAAAAAGGGAAATGATCAATGCGATAAAGTTATGAGTGATGTATGGTAAATTATGAATGATGAATGATGCGTTATTAGTTATAATCGATCATCTAATAAAGACTACATATTTTTAAAACTTATAATTCTTAACTTATAACATTTTTCCCTATTTTAGCTTTACAAAATATTAAATATGATAGACAAGATCAACGTAAGAGTTTATGCTTGTGCCGTAAAAGATAATAAAGTTCTCACACTTTTTGAAGAATATGCCGGGCAACCTTTGCTTAAATTTCCGGGTGGCGGATTAGAATTTGGAGAAGGCTTGACAGATTGCCTGCATCGTGAATTTGAAGAGGAACTCAATATTAAAATAGAAATCTTAGAACATCTCTACACTCAGGAAAATTTTTTGGTGTCTCGCTTCAGAGAAAACGAACAGCTGCTTACTATATATTATATGGTGAAAATTACAAACGAAGAAGATTTTTTAATTCTTGATCCTTGTATTGAAAAAACAGAGTGGCTTCCTATTGACACAGAAATCAATCCGTTTTCTTTACCTGTAGATAAAATTGTTTTTGAAAAATTAAAAGAAAAATTCCTGTAAAAATATTACAGGAATTTTTATTATTTAGATACTCTAAAATCTTTTGCACCAGGATAAGGTTGTAAATACCCTGAATTCCAATTGGACTGCAATAATGATTCTAAAAACTCATCGGTTCTGTTTTTGTGAGGATTATATTGTTCTTTCAGATCAATATCTGCTAGTTTTCCTTTTACATTCCACCAAAACGCGCTCCATCCTCCTCTCAATTCTTTTATGATTTCAAAAACGTTTTTTCCTGTTGCTCTGTTCATCAATTTTGCGAAAACCTGACCTTCCGTAGTTGTTAAATCTTTAAGCTGCTTCTCGTATTGATCTGCAAGCATATTTTGTCGGTCTTTGATGTATTTTCTTTTTGCAGCAGTATCCATTACGGTCATTTCAACTTTAATATCTCGATACTGTTGCAAGGCTGTAAGAAACAAAGGATAGACTCTGTATAATTTTTTATTTAAAAAATAATAATAATTTTTATCCAGTTGATTGTTGAATTTAGGTTTGTTTAATAAAACCAACTCATCCATCACCACTACAGTCTCTCCATTGATTTCGTAAATTTTAGCTTTTTGTCTCTCGTCGTAATAATATCTGTTGCCAAATTCGTCAATCTTTAACTCATCTTGAGGATACTGACTTAATGGCTTAGCTATAATGGAATCTCTCTGTTGTCCGAACAGGGCAACTCCAAAAAAGAGAAGAAAAAGAAGGGTGATTTTATGAAATTTCATTATTTTTACACGTATTATAAAGAAAATTACTTACAAAAATCATTCCTTAAACATGAAATTCGAGAAGAAATCTTTGAAATTTTTAGAGAAATATTTAAACACTTCATCACCAACCGGATACGAACACAGAGGTCAGGAAGTATGGATGAATTACATCACACCTTATGTTGACAAAATCGAGGTTGATCATTACGGAACCTGCTATGGGATCATCAATCCGGAAGCAGAATTTAAAGTGGTGATTGAAGCTCATGCCGATGAAATTTCATGGTACGTAAATTATATTACAGATGACGGTCTTATTTATGTCATCAGAAACGGTGGTTCTGATCAAACAATTGCACCTTCAAAAGTTGTAAGCATTCACGGAGAAAAAGGTATTGTAAAAGGGGTCTTCGGATGGCCTGCGATTCATACCAGAGGTGCAAACCAAGATGAGCCTACGCCAAAAATTGAAAACATATTTATCGATTGCGGAGCGACAACAAAACAGGAAGTTGAAGATTTGGGAATTTTTGTAGGATGCATGATCACGTATCCTGATGAATTTTTTGAAATGAATAATCGCTATTTTGTCTGCAGAGCTTTGGACAACAGAATCGGCGGATTTATGATCGCTGAAGTTGCCAGACTTTTAAAGGAAAACAAAAAAGAACTTCCATTTGGTTTATATATTACCAATTCTGTGCAGGAAGAAGTAGGATTATATGGTGCAGATATGATTGCGGATACCATCAAACCCAACATCGCCATCGTAACAGATGTTACCCACGACACGACTACACCAATGATAGAGAAGAAAAAAGAAGGTGACCAAAAATGTGGAAATGGTCCGGTAGTTTTCTTTGCTCCGAGTGTTCATCATGTGATCAGAGAATTGATTATCGATACTGCAAAGAAGAAAAAAATTCCTTTCCAGAGAGCAGCAGCGAGTAGAGCTACAGGCACTGATACCGATGCTTTTGCGCATTCTAACGGCGGTGTACCCAGTGCATTGATTTCTTTACCTTTGCGATATATGCATACCACAGTGGAAATGGTTTCTAAAGAAGATGTTGCGAATGTGATTCAATTAATCTATGAGACACTTTTGGAAATTAAACCTGAAATGAAACTGAAATATCATTAATAATGAAAACTGTCTTTTATTATTTAATTAGGAAGCCAACATTTATATCAGTTATAAATTTGTTATATTTCAGTTATATACTTTTTTTAATAGTTTATAAATTATTTTATCCGCCCAAAATTGGTTCGGCTTACAATATGATTATAGAAATGTTATTGATCTGCAGTATCGTTCCTTTAGGACTTTATATAATTGACAGACTATTAGTGATTAAAATTAACAACATTAAATTAACAATTATCGAAGTAATTGTATCAGCAACTATTTTACTGTATTATTTTATGTTTGTTAATCCATTTTAAAATAAAAATCTAAATTAAGTATAAAATAAAAATGAAAACTAAGCTAATTGCTCCTTCCCTTTTATCTGCAGACTTCGGGAATCTGCAAAGAGATATTGAGATGCTCAACAATTCACAAGCAGATTGGTTGCATGTTGATGTCATGGATGGAAGATTTGTTCCCAATATATCTTTCGGATTTCCCGTAATGAAAACTATTCAACAGCACGCAAAAAAATTCGTGGATGTACATTTAATGATTTTGGAACCCGAAAAATACGTTGAGGAATTCATTGATTACGGTGCAGATCTGGTATCCGTACATTATGAAGCGTGCGTGCATTTGTATAGAACCATTAATTTAATTCAGAGCAAAGGTGCGAAAGCTGGCGTGGTTCTTAATCCGTCTACTCCCGTTTTAATGCTGGAAGATATTATTGCTGACGTAGATCTGGTTTTGCTAATGAGCGTTAATCCCGGATTCGGAGGTCAAAAATTTATCGAAAACACTTATAAAAAGATTGCTGAAACTAAAGATCTGATTTTAAGTAACAATTCTACGGCATTTATACAAATTGACGGTGGCGTAAATTTAGATAATGCTTCTAAGCTTTTTGATGCAGGAGCAGACGTTCTGGTTGCAGGAAATGCAGTTTTCTCATCTGAAAGTCCCGAAAAAACAATCGAACTTTTAAAAGTATAAATGAAAGAGCAGCCGGTTATAGCTGCTCTTCTCTCATTTTAATGAGAAGGTATTATGGTTATTAGTTTTTGGTTTGTCAACGATGCCTAGTCGTCTTTTGATTCCTTATTTAATTCTTGTAAAGATGTGAAATTTAATCAAACAAAAACATCCGTAAAAACACGGATATTTGACCATAAAATATAGTGTATCATAAAAAATAATTATAAAAATTATATGGTTGTGAAATTATTAAAAGATTGTAATTTATGTATTCTAATTAATATTTGACAAAGAGCCGAACGATAATTACAATTCATTACGTTTTTTATGACTAAATGGCAGTAATTTTTAAAGTTTATAGGATTAAACAGAAAAATCCGGAATTTTTCCGGATTTTTTTAAAAATGTATTTTTTTATTAGAATATTTCTCTTCCAGAAAAATGGAATTGTGCTTCAATCAAAGCATTCTCATCAGAGTCTGATCCGTGTACAGCGTTCTCTCCAATGCTTCTAGCAAACATTTTTCTTATTGTTCCTTCCGCAGCATCTGCAGGATTAGTAGATCCGATTAGAGTTCTGAAATCTTCAACTGCATTATCTTTTTCTAATACTGCAGCAACGATTGGTCCTGAACTCATGAAGTCAACCAATTCTCCATAAAATGGTCTCTCAGCATGTACTTCATAGAATTTTTTAGCATCTGCAACTGTCAATTGAGTTAATTTTAATGCTTTAATTTTGAAACCTCCTTCTGAAATTTTCCCTAAAATAGCACCGATATGCCCATCAGCAACTGCATCAGGCTTAATCATTGTGAATGTAATGTTAGACATAAATGTATATATTTTTTAATGGCACAAAATTACGAAAAATATCTAACTATAATTTTAATTTATTTTTAACACAATATAACTTTTTTTAAGAAACTTCAAAAATGTCTTTGGCATACAAATTGCAATTATTAATACGATTCTCATGTTTAATTTGAGTTTTCATGGTT
This region includes:
- a CDS encoding ABC transporter ATP-binding protein: MKTLLRYLKPHKWLMILSLVLATINQVFSLFAPAITGNILDQLVTHPNFFDKDKLLPRNLNQFFYGTDLYHGAFYFLGLLIGTAMISRIAKAFQDYVVSVITQKFGANIFTDGLQHSMALPYQEFEDQRSGETLSILTKVREDSVKFITNFINIFFGILVSIIFVSVYAIRLHWSIMPVYVVGIFLIAFITNLLSKRIKNIQKTIVSETTGLAGSTTESLRNIEIVKSLGLTKQEVKRLNNNTYKILGLELKKVKSIRSLSFIQGTMVNFLQQLITLTLLYLIFRNIVTPGQYLSLMFYGFFIFGPMQEIGNIIISYREAEASLHNFDTLMKKPAEEKPHTPKQIGAVEKLVFNKVAFQHQTASYKALNDISFEVKNGETIAFVGPSGSGKSTLVKLLVGLYRPKEGSIFYNNVNGNEFDFDELRNQIGFVTQDTQLFAGTIKENLLFVNPNATDEDLDLALKKSSATALIERAEKGIDTVIGEGGLKLSGGEKQRIAIARALLRKPNLLIFDEATSALDSITEEEITSTIKEISEEKEQITVLIAHRLSTIMHADRIYVLERGKVIETGSHENLLDLKGLYYAMWRQQIGERKVIKPVS
- a CDS encoding peptidylprolyl isomerase, with amino-acid sequence MNVDKETYEGLKDGLYANLQTTKGNLIVKFEDKKSPVTVANFVGLAEGKIDNKAKAKGVPFYDGTIFHRVIKDFMIQGGDPQGTGMGDPGYKFEDEKNDLKHTGKGILSMANSGPNTNGSQFFITEIATPWLDGRHTIFGEVVKGDDVIDAIANVEKGAQDKPKTDIVLEKVSIFSKGDEYKGYDAAKTFNEGKSKIAANNKAMAEKAEADAKKAIEDLKAGMTVTESGLYYKITKKTEGKAPKAGDNVSVHYAGKLTNGTEFDSSFKRNEPLEFPVGTGRVIKGWDEGILLLKEGETATLLIPPAMGYGANGAGGVIPPNAWLIFDVELVKVP
- a CDS encoding FKBP-type peptidyl-prolyl cis-trans isomerase, producing MKKILLISIFGLLSCKRNAPQVHPPVGGVLNQSDLDVSKNRMKNLNTLERQQIQDWVNGQDIKFYPTQLNYWTTVENFDKRQRRADDTPVSYSYDLYDFDQTKIYDKSIERNNARFGHFDELKAVENALRYMEDGEEVTLLVPSSLAYGTFGDENKIDNDIPLIIKLKVL
- a CDS encoding branched-chain amino acid aminotransferase; the encoded protein is MIIQKTENSRLSTFDPNNFSFGNTFSDHMIICEYEDGKWGDVKLVPYGPLLFTPAMMGVNYGQACFEGMKAYKDNDGQVFLFRPEKNFERINKSAKRLAMPEVTEEMFLDGLKALVDTDRNWIPQGEGMSLYIRPLIFATEEALKARVANKYMFAIVATPAKSYYADPVSVKISDHYSRAASGGVGSAKAAGNYAASFYPTQLAMEEGYDQIIWTDDATHEYFEESGTMNVFVRINDTIYTPPTSEKILDGVTRDSFIQLANKRGLDIRVEPIAVQAVLDAHKNGTLKEVWGVGTAVVTTVFKALGHKGEKLQLPSLPDDESYAALLKSDLVNLQNNISEDPFGWRVLVKKDVLETA
- the mnmD gene encoding tRNA (5-methylaminomethyl-2-thiouridine)(34)-methyltransferase MnmD, whose protein sequence is MEREIAVTKDGSKTLFINELNENYHSHYGALQEAEHVFIKNGLNLVNNYEINILELGFGTGLNVLVTINEYLKTDKNHIINYFTLEKYPINDSEVEKLAYFDHFDNPELKNIYQKIHQTEWEKSVEIVKGFHLKKIQCDFFDLENIDLPLIYLVYFDCFGARVQPDLWEQPLFKMVSDKMNVNGLLTTYSSKGSVRRILKELNFNVEKKQGPPGKREMINAIKL
- a CDS encoding NUDIX domain-containing protein; this translates as MIDKINVRVYACAVKDNKVLTLFEEYAGQPLLKFPGGGLEFGEGLTDCLHREFEEELNIKIEILEHLYTQENFLVSRFRENEQLLTIYYMVKITNEEDFLILDPCIEKTEWLPIDTEINPFSLPVDKIVFEKLKEKFL
- a CDS encoding DUF4294 domain-containing protein, with product MKFHKITLLFLLFFGVALFGQQRDSIIAKPLSQYPQDELKIDEFGNRYYYDERQKAKIYEINGETVVVMDELVLLNKPKFNNQLDKNYYYFLNKKLYRVYPLFLTALQQYRDIKVEMTVMDTAAKRKYIKDRQNMLADQYEKQLKDLTTTEGQVFAKLMNRATGKNVFEIIKELRGGWSAFWWNVKGKLADIDLKEQYNPHKNRTDEFLESLLQSNWNSGYLQPYPGAKDFRVSK
- the chrP gene encoding chryseobasin maturation metalloprotease ChrP; protein product: MKFEKKSLKFLEKYLNTSSPTGYEHRGQEVWMNYITPYVDKIEVDHYGTCYGIINPEAEFKVVIEAHADEISWYVNYITDDGLIYVIRNGGSDQTIAPSKVVSIHGEKGIVKGVFGWPAIHTRGANQDEPTPKIENIFIDCGATTKQEVEDLGIFVGCMITYPDEFFEMNNRYFVCRALDNRIGGFMIAEVARLLKENKKELPFGLYITNSVQEEVGLYGADMIADTIKPNIAIVTDVTHDTTTPMIEKKKEGDQKCGNGPVVFFAPSVHHVIRELIIDTAKKKKIPFQRAAASRATGTDTDAFAHSNGGVPSALISLPLRYMHTTVEMVSKEDVANVIQLIYETLLEIKPEMKLKYH